A region of Notolabrus celidotus isolate fNotCel1 chromosome 4, fNotCel1.pri, whole genome shotgun sequence DNA encodes the following proteins:
- the rrbp1a gene encoding ribosome-binding protein 1a isoform X1, giving the protein MMDIYDPQTLGIVVFGGFMVISALGIALVSTFSMKETSYEEALAKQRRELGKIQSGRSDKKKKDKVSEKKSRGKKKDEKPNGKIPEPERIPEEAEVEPVIEAAAAAPVVAAAAPPAAAPEPVAAVEVKPTAAPSPVEAQVKAAAEPSPALADPSPAPSPKEKKKKKVAKVEAAPAPAPVKSSAAPAAAPAPTKAATQSSAAAKAAPASTKSAPAPAAAKPAPAPAKSAPAPAKSAAAPAKSASAPSKTAPVLETVAKEVPVLAVPPVGSQPAAAAGGKTQEPKKKASKKKAEPVAAVDSADAPLYLPYKTLVSTVSSMVFNEAEAHRLIEILSEKAGIIQDTWHTATQKGDPVTVLKKQLEEREKQLAAEQEDASAAKNRLRELTKELSAEKSKVASVETRLSAQLSKREQEMIALQARMQASYQDHVAQTQALNAKILGLQDQLENGPNAQLARLQQENSILRDALNQATSQAESKQNAELAKLRQECTKLTKDLGEKTESLLADESVKKELEAKVSATEQQLSLLQASQAESEQALQRRLEEVCEELRATQSKNSSLQATVDTAQQDSGSLSEFQVTIGSLETEVKERSAQIEALTAQLEETQAEKSQLEQQVTSINSLLEASQTKKEEENNQEVNAAELEQLKLSLQERDDQLSTLQDELKQLQEKQEAAVSQENTNVEEEQTDKSEDAGLITSLQEELKNLKEEMSQLTSTPQADNTEEVAQLQTSLTEKDALVTSLQEELREAREKTEVDAQNSVSELNAFQTQTKETLKTLFPQILIETEESDWLQAFTQSAQEALSQQSQESQSSTAPSELLEKLKEAEESHGSLQAECDQYRTVLGETEGMLKHLQKSVEEEEIVWKSKMADLEEQLRVASEKVGKLEAENQSVEKLKEQMMLLEAQLEKQSENQETSEETEQLKLQLSESQSQLDLAQKEVQAHKEELTQVREQLGEITMRAQREQNGPAEAQHSQVQKELSQTTEKLQEEEAQRQQLSEEFEQAQKTLIELQAQLDLLKVSAESPQADTEDVTQLKERLEKEKKLSKDLGQAATKLQQLLKATQEQLTKERDTVRTLQEHLDGKGEYVELKEGTSV; this is encoded by the exons ATGATGGATATCTACGACCCCCAGACGCTTGGGATAGTGGTGTTTGGTGGATTCATGGTGATCTCTGCTCTGGGGATCGCCCTCGTCTCCACTTTCTCCATGAAGGAGACCTCGTATGAAGAGGCTTTGGCCAAACAGCGAAGAGAGctgggtaagatccagtccggCCGCtctgacaaaaagaagaaggacaAAGTGTCCGAGAAGAAGAGCCGCGGTAAGAAGAAAGACGAAAAGCCAAACGGAAAGATCCCAGAGCCGGAAAGAATcccagaggaggctgaagtggaACCGGTCATCGAGGCTGCCGCTGCTGCACCTGttgtagctgctgctgctccacctgCTGCAGCCCCCGAGCCCGTCGCTGCTGTGGAAGTGAAACCGACTGCAGCCCCATCACCCGTAGAAGCCCAGGTCAAGGCTGCAGCTGAACCAAGCCCTGCTCTTGCCGATCCCTCACCTGCACCCTCCcctaaagagaagaagaagaagaaggtagcCAAGGTGGAAGCAGCTCCTGCCCCTGCACCAGTCAAGTCCTCTGCAGCACCCGCAGCAGCCCCAGCCCCAACTAAAGCCGCCACCCAATCCTCTGCCGCTGCAAAGGCTGCTCCTGCATCAACCAAGTCTGCTCCTGCCCCTGCAGCTGCAAAACCTGCCCCTGCACCCGCCAAGTCTGCCCCTGCACCAGCGAAGTCTGCTGCAGCCCCGGCCAAGTCCGCATCAGCTCCCTCCAAGACCGCCCCAGTTCTGGAGACCGTCGCTAAAGAAGTCCCGGTGCTGGCGGTGCCCCCCGTAGGATCTCAGCCGGCTGCTGCCGCTGGAGGAAAAACCCAGGAGCCCAAGAAGAAGGCGTCCAAGAAGAAGGCTGAGCCAG TGGCAGCCGTGGACTCTGCTGACGCCCCTCTCTACCTGCCCTATAAGACTCTGGTGTCCACTGTCAGCAGCATGGTGTTCAATGAGGCAGAGGCGCACAGGCTCATCGAGATCCTCTCTGAGAAAGCCGGCATCATTCAGGACACCTGGCACACG GCCACTCAGAAAGGAGACCCAGTGACCGTACTGaagaagcagctggaggagagggagaaacagcTGGCAGCAGAGCAGGAGGATGCTTCTGCAGCCAAGAACCGCCTCAGAGAACTCACCAAG GAACTCTCTGCTGAGAAGTCCAAGGTGGCCAGCGTGGAGACGAGGCTGAGTGCCCAGCTCAGTAAGAGGGAGCAGGAAATGATCGCTCTGCAGGCTCGCATGCAGGCCAGCTACCAGGACCATGTAGCACAGACCCAGGCGCTCAATGCAAAG ATCCTCGGTCTGCAGGATCAGCTGGAGAACGGCCCGAATGCCCAGCTGGcccgtctgcagcaggagaacTCCATCCTCCGTGACGCACTCAACCAAGCTACCAGCCAGGCCGAGAGCAA ACAGAACGCAGAGCTGGCCAAGCTGCGTCAGGAATGCACAAAGTTAACCAAAGACCTTGGAGAGAAGACGGAGAGTCTGCTCGCTGATGAGAGCGTCAAGAAAGAGCTGGAGGCCAAGGTCTCTGCTACTGAGCAACAGCTCTCCCTGCTGCAG GCCAGCCAGGCAGAGAGCGAGCAGGCGCTACAGAGGAGACTGGAGGAGGTCTGTGAGGAGCTCAGAGCAACACAGAGCAAAAACAGCAGCCTGCAGGCCACTGTGGACACAGCCCAGCAGGACAGCGGCTCACTCTCAG AGTTTCAGGTCACCATCGGGAGCTTGGAGACTGAAGTCAAGGAGCGCTCTGCACAGATTGAAGCCCTCACAGctcagctggaggagacgcAGGCAGAGAAAAGCCAGCTGGAACAGCAGGTGACCTCCATCAACTCACTGCTGGAAGCTAGTCAGAccaaaaaagaggaggagaacaatCAG GAGGTGaatgctgcagagctggagcagctgaagctcaG ccttCAGGAGAGAGACGACCAGCTGAGCACACTTCAAGATGAGCTTAAACAACTACAGGAAAAGCAGGAAGCTGCA GTTTCCCAGGAGAACACTAACGTTGAAGAAGAGCAGACAGATAAAAG TGAGGACGCCGGCCTCATCACATCGCTTCAGGAAGAACTGAAGAACCTCAAAGAAGAGATGTCACAACTAACCAGCACACCA CAGGCAGATAACACTGAAGAGGTCGCACAACTACAGACGAG TCTGACAGAGAAGGATGCCCTCGTCACATCTCTACAGGAGGAGCTGAGAGAAGcgagagaaaagacagaagttGATGCA CAGAACTCTGTGTCAGAACTGAACGCTTTTCAAACTCAAACCAAAGAAACTCTAAAGACACTCTTCCCACAGATACTCATAGAGACAGAGGAG tcCGACTGGTTACAAGCATTCACACAGAGCGCTCAGGAGGCGCTCAGCCAGCAGAGCCAGGAGTCTCAGTCGAGCACAGCACCGTCT GAGCTGTTGGAGAAACTGAAGGAGGCTGAGGAGAGCCACGGGTCACTGCAGGCGGAGTGTGACCAGTACAGGACAGTCCTGGGAGAAACT GAAGGAATGCTGAAACACCTGCAGAAGagtgtggaggaggaagagattgTATGGAAGTCCAAGATGGCCGACTTAGAGGAACAGCTCAGGGTG GCTTCAGAGAAGGTCGGCAAACTGGAGGCTGAAAACCAAAGTGTAGAAAAG TTGAAGGAACAGATGATGCTTCTGGAAGCCCAGCTAGAGAAGCAGTCTGAAAACCAAGAGACCTCAGAGGAGACGGAGCAG CTGAAGCTGCAGCTGTCCGAGAGTCAGAGCCAGCTGGATTTGGCCCAGAAGGAGGTCCAGGCACACAAGGAGGAGCTCACACAG GTCAGAGAGCAGCTGGGTGAGATCACGATGAGGGCTCAGCGAGAGCAGAATGGCCCGGCTGAGGCTCAACACAGTCAG GTCCAGAAGGAGCTGAGTCAGACGACTgagaagctgcaggaggaggaggctcagAGGCAGCAGCTTTCAGAGGAGTTTGAGCAG GCTCAGAAGACTTTAATAGAACTTCAGGCACAGCTGGATCTTCTGAAGGTTTCTGCTGAGTCACCACAAGCAGACACAGAGGATGTCACTCAGCTTAAG GAACGtctggagaaggagaagaagcttTCCAAAGACCTCGGCCAGGCGGCCACTAAGCTCCAGCAGCTTCTCAAAGCCACTCAAGAGCAGCTGaccaaagagagagacacagtgagaaCACTACAGGAGCACCTGGACGGCAAG GGAGAATATGTGGAGCTGAAGGAAGGAACGTCCGTCTGA